A part of Phoenix dactylifera cultivar Barhee BC4 chromosome 2, palm_55x_up_171113_PBpolish2nd_filt_p, whole genome shotgun sequence genomic DNA contains:
- the LOC103715434 gene encoding pentatricopeptide repeat-containing protein At1g33350 produces the protein MPSNPDPRPTFNKHILSLLDKCANLNHLKQLQAFLIATGHGQTQFYSFKLVRFCALVLADLRYARLIFDSLQLPNVYLYTAMLTAYSSHSDSASASASASALHLFNLMLRRARSRPNEFIYPHVLKACSDSSSLGLVRSVHSRILKTGFDGYTVVQTSLLDAYSRFSDLYTARLLFDELPERNVVSWTALISGYGRVGKIGNAIALFEEMPERDVPSWNAVIAGCTQNGLFSEAVSLFARMVLEGARPNQTTVSCLLSACGHLGMLRLGKWVHGYIFKSHMGHSPFVSNALIDMYGKCGSLKEARWIFSMLTDKSLTAWNSMINCLALHGRCESAIATFKEMELEVIKPDEVTFVGLLNACTHGGLVDEGLAYFKSMSQDYQIEPQIEHYGCVIDLLCRAGRFEDAMEILRGMRIEPDEVVWGSLLNGCRVYGNTELAELAVRKLLEIDPNNVDYGVMLANLYSECGKWGEVGNVRKMLKEWGGKKLPGCSWIEVDSKVHRFYSGDKLHPEAEEIYKVLELLVGLMEA, from the coding sequence ATGCCCTCCAACCCCGACCCTCGGCCTACCTTCAACAAGCACATCCTGTCCCTCCTGGACAAATGCGCCAATCTCAATCATCTCAAGCAACTCCAAGCCTTCCTCATCGCCACCGGCCATGGCCAGACTCAATTCTACTCCTTCAAGCTCGTCCGCTTCTGCGCCCTCGTCCTCGCCGACCTCCGCTACGCCCGTCTCATCTTCGACAGCCTCCAACTCCCCAACGTCTACCTTTACACCGCTATGCTCACCGCCTACTCCTCCCATTCCgactccgcctccgcctccgcctccgcctccgccctccACCTATTCAACCTCATGCTCCGCCGCGCCCGCTCTCGCCCCAACGAATTCATCTACCCCCATGTCTTGAAAGCTTGCTCGGATTCCTCTAGTCTTGGTTTGGTTAGATCGGTGCATTCACGTATTCTGAAAACCGGTTTCGATGGTTACACCGTGGTACAGACCTCTCTCCTCGATGCGTACTCTAGATTCTCGGATCTTTACACTGCAAGACTTCTGTTTGATGAATTGCCTGAGAGAAATGTGGTTTCTTGGACCGCTTTGATTTCCGGGTACGGGCGGGTTGGGAAGATCGGCAATGCCATTGCGTTATTCGAGGAGATGCCTGAGAGGGATGTGCCATCGTGGAATGCGGTGATAGCTGGGTGCACCCAGAACGGGCTCTTCTCTGAGGCGGTCTCGCTGTTTGCGAGAATGGTTTTGGAGGGCGCCCGGCCGAATCAGACAACTGTGTCGTGCTTGCTCTCGGCTTGTGGCCACCTTGGAATGCTCCGGCTTGGGAAATGGGTGCATGGGTATATCTTCAAGAGCCATATGGGTCATAGTCCCTTTGTCTCAAATGCACTGATTGATATGTATGGGAAATGCGGGAGCTTGAAGGAAGCGAGATGGATCTTCAGTATGTTGACTGACAAAAGTTTGACAGCATGGAATTCTATGATCAATTGTCTTGCGCTTCATGGGCGTTGTGAGAGTGCGATTGCGACATTTAAGGAGATGGAGCTTGAGGTCATCAAGCCCGATGAGGTCACATTTGTGGGGCTTTTGAATGCTTGTACCCATGGGGGATTGGTCGATGAAGGACTCGCTTATTTCAAGTCCATGAGCCAGGACTACCAGATTGAACCCCAGATCGAGCATTATGGGTGTGTCATTGACCTCCTTTGTAGGGCTGGAAGATTTGAAGATGCAATGGAGATTTTGAGGGGGATGAGAATCGAGCCTGATGAAGTTGTGTGGGGATCCTTGCTCAATGGCTGTCGAGTTTATGGGAATACAGAGTTAGCAGAATTGGCAGTTAGGAAGCTGCTGGAGATAGACCCGAATAATGTTGATTATGGTGTTATGTTGGCAAACTTATACAGTGAATGTGGTAAATGGGGAGAGGTGGGGAATGTCAGGAAGATGTTGAAGGAGTGGGGAGGGAAGAAGTTGCCTGGATGCAGTTGGATTGAGGTGGATAGCAAAGTTCACCGGTTTTATTCTGGTGATAAGCTCCATCCTGAAGCCGAGGAGATTTATAAGGTCCTAGAATTGTTGGTTGGATTGATGGAAGCATGA